The region CGGGAAGTACACCAGCGTCGCCCACAGCCCGGCGAACAGCAGCCACGGGCCGAAGCGGGCGCGGTCGGCGATGGCGCCGGAGATCAGCGCGACCGTCAGGATCGCGAACATCGCCTGGAATCCGGCGAACGCCAGCGTCGGGATGGTGCCCGAGATCGCGTCCTCACCGAGGACCTGTCCGAGCCCGAAGAACTCCGCCGGGTTGCCCAGCAGCCCGAGCGAGCCGATGTCGGTGCCGAATGCGGCCGAGTAGCCGAAGAGCACCCAGAGCACGCCCACGACGCCGATGCTGCCGAGGCTCATCATCAGCATGTTGAGCACGCCGCGCGAGCGGACCATGCCCCCGTAGAAGAACGCCAGTCCCGGTGTCATGAGCAGCACCAGCGCCGCGCTCACGAGCACCCATGCGGTGTCGCCTGAATTCACAATGCCTCCCCGTGCGGACCGAGTTGGCGGCGAGCATGGGGAACGCCTGTTTCCGGCGGACCGTCCCGCTGTTTCCGGAGCGTGAAAAGACCGGGTCCGGCTGTTACGGGCGCGTGGTCATGTCAACGGGGTGTTACGCGGCGGATCACCGAATCCACCTGAAGCGGACGTCCGGCGAGCAATCCGGCACCGAACTGAGCTGCGCAGACGGCGAGCACGAACAGCAGCGGCGCGATCCAGTTCCCGGACCACTCGTGCAGCAGCCCGACGGCGAGCGGACCGGTCGCCGCGATGAGATATCCGGCACCCTGGGCCATGCCCGACAGCGCCGCGGTGGTGTCGCTGTCCGGCGAGCGGAATCCGAACAGCGTCAGCGCGAGGCCGAAGGCCGCGCCCTGCGAGAGCCCCAGCACGACCGTGGAGGCCCAGACCCCGCCGGGCGCGGGCGCCAGCACGATCCCGGTGAAGCCGACGGCGGTCACCACCGCGACGCCGGCCGCGATCAGGCGCTGGTCGCGCAGCCGGCGGCACAGCACCGGCACCGCCATCGACCCGACGGCCTGGATGGTGGCCTGCACACCCAGGAGCAGACCGGCGGTCTCCGGGCTCAGGCCGCGGCTCTGCACGACCGTGGGCAACCAGCCGAAGACGACGTAGGCCATCAGCGACTGCAGGCCCATGAAAGCGGTGACCTGCCAGGCCAGCGGGCTGCGCCGCAGCGCGGCCGGGCGGATCGCCGCCGCGCGGGCACCGGAGGTGTGGCGCAGCGCGAACAGGCTGACCACCAGCGCCAGCACCACCGGCACGGCCAGTGAACCCAGCGGCAGCCGCCACTGCGAACCCAGCGCCTGCCCCAGCGGCACCACGGTGCCTGCCGCCATCGCACCGCCCAGCGTCAGGCACACCGTGTAGGCGGCGGTGACGACCGGGAGGTTGTGCGGGAAGTCCCGCTTGATCAGCCCGGGCAGCGCGACGTTGGCGACCGCGATCCCGGCGCCGGCGATCACCGTGCCCGCCAGCAGCGCCACCGCCGAGCCGACCGCGCGCATCGCGTTTCCGACCACCAGCACGACGAGGCAGCCCACCACGACGCGCTCGTCGGAGAAGCGCTGCCGCAGCTTCGGCGCGACGAACGCGAACACGCCAAGGCACACCACCGGCAGCGTGGTCAGCACGCCACCGAAGACGGCGGAGACGTGCAGGTCGCGCTGGATGGCCTCCAGCAGCGGCGCCACCGCCGTCACCGGGGGCCGCAGCGCCAGCGCCACCAGCACGATCAGGGCCAGGGTCGCCACGTTCCGCGCACTCCTCGGCGTGCGCGTCGCGGACTTGGTGCTCACCGGTCTCCTTCCGGGACGTGCTTGTTCTGCTGGTTTGTGACCCGGGGGCCGTCGAGCACACCGCCGAGCGAGGTCAGGCTCGGCTGGATGACCGCTCGCGCGGCTTCGGCGGCGGCAGCCGGGTCACGCGCCTCGATGGCTTCGAGCAGTGCGTGGTGGGGGTGCGGGCCCGCTTCGGTCAGGTCGCCGTGCGAGCGCAGGGTCTGCAGCCCTTCCTGGAGGCGCCCGAGCAGGTACCGGTACATCTCCAGCAACAGCGGGTTGCGCGCGGCCTCGACGACCGCGCAGTGGAAGTCGGCATCGGCGGCGCCGAACTCGTCCGGCTCCTCCGCGCGGTCGCGGAGCTCCAGCAGCTCCCGCAGCCGCCGGACGTCGGCGTCGTCGCGGCGCACCGCGGCCAGCCGCGCGGCCTGCACGTCGTAGGCGAGCTGCACCTCGAATACGTCGCGTACCTCGGCCAGCCGCACCTGCCGCAGCATCGGCGTCGGGTCGGCGGCGCTCACCACGAACGTCCCGGCACCCTGCCTGCTCTCCAGCACCCCGAGGTGCGCGAGCGCGCGGACCGCCTCGCGCACGACGGCGCGGCTGACGCCCAGCTCGGCGCCGAGCTCCTGCTCGGTCGGGATGCGCTCACCGGGTTTCCACTCGCCGCTGGTCAGCTGCTCGTTGAACTGCGAGATCACCTCGTCCACCGACGAGCGCCTGCCCACGGACCGCATCTGCCTCACCTCGCTACGACTGGCGGGAGCATAGGTCAGACATCAGTCGTCAGACAAATCTTGGTCGCGTTGGTTCCGGTCGGGTCCAGAGCACCGGCGCCCTGGACCCGCACGATCACGTCACCCGGTGGGCGGTCACACGGCCCAGTACCAGGAGTTCGCGCCGTAGCTGTACTCGACGCGGCTGTCGACGTGGGTGAAGCTGCTGTAGCGGATGATGCCCGACAGACCCGAGGTCTGGGCGTAGCCGATGGTCTGGCTGACCGTCCTGCCGCTGACCACGATGTCGGCGGCGATGCCGTAGGTGTGCTGGCTGTTTGGCGCGCCGCCGACGCTCTGGTTGTGCGCCTTGCTGCGGAATCCCGAGTTGACGGTGATCGGGGCGTTGCCCGCCTTCTTGCGGATGGCCTCCAGCTTGTACATCAGCCGCCGCACGTTCTCCTTGACGGTGGCCGCGCCGACGTTGCCGCCGTTGAAGCCGGCGCCGTCCTTGGAGTGGAACTCGGCGAACTCGAAGTGCGCGGTCGAGCCGTCGGAGTCCTCCAGCGCGTTGAGCTTCTGCTGCGTGGCGCTGTCGACCACGCCGCTTCCCGCGAGGCCGTAGGCCTTCTGGAAGCGCACGACCGCCGCCTTGGTCCCCGGCCCGAACTGGCCGTCGACCGCCACGTGGGTCTTCTGCGCGCTGTCGGCCGCCCACCCGGCGACCCTGATCTGGAGCTCCCTGACGTCGGCTCCGCTGTGGCCCTCGCGCAGCTCGCGGCTCCAGTCGTAGGCGGCCGCCTCCGGGGCGGTGGCAGTCGACAGACCGGAGAACACCAGCAGCGCCATGGCCAGCACGGCGAGCAGCCTCACCGGCGTTGTGGTCATGATCATCCCCTTCCTGATCGGTATCAGGGCACGGGGATCATGTCCGA is a window of Saccharopolyspora erythraea NRRL 2338 DNA encoding:
- a CDS encoding D-Ala-D-Ala carboxypeptidase family metallohydrolase gives rise to the protein MTTTPVRLLAVLAMALLVFSGLSTATAPEAAAYDWSRELREGHSGADVRELQIRVAGWAADSAQKTHVAVDGQFGPGTKAAVVRFQKAYGLAGSGVVDSATQQKLNALEDSDGSTAHFEFAEFHSKDGAGFNGGNVGAATVKENVRRLMYKLEAIRKKAGNAPITVNSGFRSKAHNQSVGGAPNSQHTYGIAADIVVSGRTVSQTIGYAQTSGLSGIIRYSSFTHVDSRVEYSYGANSWYWAV
- a CDS encoding FadR/GntR family transcriptional regulator; its protein translation is MRSVGRRSSVDEVISQFNEQLTSGEWKPGERIPTEQELGAELGVSRAVVREAVRALAHLGVLESRQGAGTFVVSAADPTPMLRQVRLAEVRDVFEVQLAYDVQAARLAAVRRDDADVRRLRELLELRDRAEEPDEFGAADADFHCAVVEAARNPLLLEMYRYLLGRLQEGLQTLRSHGDLTEAGPHPHHALLEAIEARDPAAAAEAARAVIQPSLTSLGGVLDGPRVTNQQNKHVPEGDR
- a CDS encoding CynX/NimT family MFS transporter — encoded protein: MSTKSATRTPRSARNVATLALIVLVALALRPPVTAVAPLLEAIQRDLHVSAVFGGVLTTLPVVCLGVFAFVAPKLRQRFSDERVVVGCLVVLVVGNAMRAVGSAVALLAGTVIAGAGIAVANVALPGLIKRDFPHNLPVVTAAYTVCLTLGGAMAAGTVVPLGQALGSQWRLPLGSLAVPVVLALVVSLFALRHTSGARAAAIRPAALRRSPLAWQVTAFMGLQSLMAYVVFGWLPTVVQSRGLSPETAGLLLGVQATIQAVGSMAVPVLCRRLRDQRLIAAGVAVVTAVGFTGIVLAPAPGGVWASTVVLGLSQGAAFGLALTLFGFRSPDSDTTAALSGMAQGAGYLIAATGPLAVGLLHEWSGNWIAPLLFVLAVCAAQFGAGLLAGRPLQVDSVIRRVTPR